A region from the Bactrocera dorsalis isolate Fly_Bdor chromosome 1, ASM2337382v1, whole genome shotgun sequence genome encodes:
- the LOC125776216 gene encoding NF-kappa-B inhibitor cactus-like, protein MSKSNPAVKCITSDNENTNITDGSGTSGSSILTANADKKQIPGKKEFSKNIDIEDQSQGIDSGFLSGPQSSSQEEQEEAKYSSDGNDANDFNKSKSKSNVTSTEHHVKNVTGISKPHDKIQENIFVVDSGCIEEEYEEFNDSDTKSDRHLTTKQTLHSKPQSATAATKNSNLSEEMRLKHDVDSHISERFCNLSLESGTANNLNAADRIPTLQSTAVSNKSLGLSKQSVVEQIFQQNDDGDTYLHLACISGQDNLVAALIPSAMQQSFLNIKNDYEQTPLHLAALYSHKTILRMLLLAGAEPNIRDCDGNTALHIACENGDEQSVIALTTPFSAPEINAAYQLFGFAQRKLVNDFEIRNYNGEYCVHLAAERGNLQILRPLVQSGANINAREGRGGYTPLHISVERNNEELLNFLLNYCKPKLNLEATTFGRRTAYQLACISKRSQMQLILEKHGAKQLPLPDEDESTEDESSDEE, encoded by the exons ATGTCGAAGTCAAACCCAGCAGTGAAGTGTATAACGAGTGATAacgaaaatacaaatattacagATGGAAGTGGTACAAGTGGTTCATCCATTTTAACAGCTAACGCAGATAAAAAACAAATTCCAGgaaaaaaggaattttcaaaaaacattgatATTGAGGATCAATCCCAAGGGATAGATTCGGGATTTTTGTCTGGTCCTCAAAGCTCTTCTCAAGAAGAGCAGGAGGAGGCAAAATATAGCTCCGATGGAAATGATGCAAACGACTttaacaaatcaaaatcaaaatcaaatgttACTTCAACAGAACATCACGTTAAAAACGTTACTGGAATTTCCAAACCCCATGATAAAATTCAAGagaatatatttgttgttgattCGGGTTGCATAGAAGAAGAATACGAAGAGTTCAACGATTCAGATACCAAATCCGACCGTCACTTAACTACCAAACAAACACTGCATAGCAAACCACAGTCTGCAACCGCTGCAACCAAGAATTCGAATTTAAGTGAAGAAATGAGACTCAAACATGATGTAGATAGTCATATATCGGAAAGATTTTGCAACCTAAGTTTAGAAAGTGGAactgcaaataatttaaatgctgCTGATAGAATTCCAACCCTTCAATCGACAGCAGTATCAAATAAATCGTTAGGATTGTCTAAACAGTCTGTAGTGgaacaaatttttcaacaaaatgatGATGGAGACAc TTACCTTCATTTGGCATGCATATCTGGGCAAGATAATTTAGTTGCTGCCCTTATCCCATCGGCTATGCAACAAAGCTTTCTGAACATAAAAAATGATTATGAACAAACCCCACTGCACTTGGCAGCGCTTTACAGCCATAAAACCATATTGCGTATGCTATTACTTGCTGGCGCCGAG ccGAACATACGAGATTGTGATGGAAATACAGCATTGCATATTGCTTGCGAAAATGGAGATGAACAAAGTGTTATTGCTTTAACAACTCCATTTAGCGCCCCAGAGATCAATGCTGCATATCAACTATTCGGATTCGCACAGAGAAAACTTGTCAACGATTTTGAAATCAGAAATTATAACG GCGAATATTGTGTTCATTTAGCTGCTGAAAGGGGTAATCTTCAAATACTAAGACCATTGGTGCAATCTGGAGCGAATATCAATGCCAGA GAAGGAAGAGGTGGATACACACCACTACATATTTCTGTCGAAAGGAACAATGAGGAGCTATTAAACTTCCTATTAAATTATTGCAAGCCCAAACTGAACTTGGAAGCAACAACTTTCGGCCGACGAACTGCATATCAATTGGCATGTATTTCCAAGAGGTCACAAATGCAACTTATTTTAGAAAAGCATGGCGCAAAACAACTACCCCTACCAGATGAAGATGAGAGCACTGAAGATGAAAGCAGTGACGAAGAATAA
- the LOC125775285 gene encoding NF-kappa-B inhibitor cactus-like, with product MSNKNTAEFKSGNKNTDEENCQKKEFLGNVDFDLAHGTDSGFLSGPQNSSFQEHEESKQSSAENIGNNFNTHHPNIDKSVHRERISANIGEHCEKAAEELCVVDSGCIEEEECGSNDLHAETEAHAIVQPNTRSRTQVNQTSTSEVTSSKDNKIKTKQDVDAHISERFSNLNLQQGTINDLGASCKDSTVDPEQTKPIKSSAELDKLPAWEQYYQQNDEGDTYLHLACISGYDNVVAALFRLAIHPCLLDIKNDYGQTPLHLAALTKQRKIMRMLLLAGAKPTIRDNNGNTALHIACMSGDEQCVNALTVPFSASEINEAHRQFGYRSNDKRVSSLSYASLPTGLEIRNYNGKLFI from the exons atgtCGAATAAAAATACAGCGGAATTTAAAAGTGGAAATAAGAACACTGATgaagaaaattgtcaaaagAAAGAGTTTTTAGGAAATGTAGACTTCGATTTGGCACACGGAACGGATTCGGGGTTTCTTTCAGGACCCCAAAACTCTTCCTTCCAAGAACATGAAGAATCTAAACAAAGTTCTGCTGAAAACATTGGTAACAATTTTAATACGCATCATCCCAATATCGATAAATCAGTACATAGAGAAAGGATTTCTGCTAATATTGGCGAACATTGTGAAAAAGCTGCTGAGGAATTATGTGTTGTTGATTCGGGCTGCATTGAGGAAGAAGAATGTGGGTCCAACGATCTACATGCCGAGACTGAGGCTCATGCTATTGTACAGCCCAATACACGATCGCGAACACAAGTAAACCAAACAAGTACATCTGAAGTTACTAGTtcaaaagataataaaataaaaacaaagcaagatGTCGATGCTCACATTTCAGAACGCTTTTCTAATCTTAATTTACAACAAGGTACAATAAATGATTTGGGCGCGTCTTGCAAAGATTCTACCGTAGACCCTGAACAAACGAAACCTATAAAGTCATCGGCTGAGCTCGATAAATTGCCAGCATGGGAACAATACTACCAACAAAATGACGAAGGAGACAC ctATCTTCATTTGGCTTGTATATCGGGATACGACAATGTGGTAGCTGCTCTTTTCCGCCTAGCTATACATCCTTGTCTGTTGGACATAAAAAACGATTATGGACAAACTCCCTTACATCTAGCTGCGCTAACAAAACAGAGAAAAATCATGCGCATGCTATTGCTAGCCGGGGCCAAG CCAACCATACGCGACAACAACGGAAACACAGCCTTACATATCGCTTGCATGTCTGGTGATGAACAATGTGTGAATGCTTTAACAGTTCCATTTAGTGCGTCAGAGATTAATGAAGCTCATCGCCAGTTTGGTTACAGATCCAATGATAAGCGAGTTTCTTCCCTTAGTTATGCATCTTTACCCACTGGTTTAGAAATTCGCAACTACAACGgtaagttatttatttaa